A genomic window from Buteo buteo chromosome 13, bButBut1.hap1.1, whole genome shotgun sequence includes:
- the CENPX gene encoding centromere protein X, with translation MAADADAPPPRGARFRGAGGPAARGAMEERDGRAGGFRKETVDRLLRLHFRDGRTRVNGDAQLLMAEMLNVFVREAAARAARQAQAEDLEKVDLEQVEKVLPQLLLDF, from the exons ATGGCCGCGGACGCTGAcgccccgcccccgcgcggCGCGCGCttccggggggcggggggaccGGCAGCGCGCGGCGCCATGGAGGAGCGGGACGGCCGCGCCGGCGGCTTCAGGAAG GAGACCGTGGACCGGCTGCTCCGCCTCCACTTCCGGGACGGGAGGACCCGAG TTAACGGCGACGCGCAGCTGCTGATGGCGGAGATGCTGAACGTCTTCGTCCGAG AAGCGGCGGCACGGGCGGCGCGGCAGGCTCAGGCGGAGGACCTGGAGAAGGTGGATCTTGAGCAGGTGGAGAAGGTGCTGCCGCAGCTG CTTCTCGATTTCTAG